GTTGATCCGGGGAGTCCCGATCCACGGCTACCACCGCATTTCCCCCCCGCAGTTGCCCCATCACCTGGCCAAAGGCAGCTGTAAAGGATCCCAGCTCTTGGGTATAGAGGCCGAGCAGATGGGCGATCACCTCCGTATCGGTTTGGGAGCTAAACGGGATCCCGCGCTCCAACAAGTGTTCTTTGAGCTCCAGATAGTTCTCGACAATGCCGTTTTGAATGACAACAATGCGCCCGCGCTCATCGCAGTGGGGGTGGGCATTCTCTTCGGTAACGCCGCCATGGGTGGCCCAGCGGGTATGGCCGATCCCCAATTTGGCGGTGGGCATGTCGGCGGTCAGTTTCACCAGCAGATTGTGCAGCTTACCGGTGGAACGGGCGATTTTTAAGCCCTGCTCTGGATCAACAGTGGCAATTCCGGCGGAGTCGTAGCCCCGATATTCTAGGGTGCGTAAGCCTTCCAACAGAATCGGGGCAGCCCATTGGAAGCCGATATAGCCGACGATGCCACACATCACTCACCTCACCTACCGGAATATCCGCAAAGCCTATCTTAGCTTCGGGATCCCTTCAACGGTTTTGGGCGTAATCGTGCTTCACAGCCTTGGTGTGGTTTCCTCCTCTACATCTACAAAGGAAACGGGGGCAAAGCGGAAGTGGTACTCTGCTGCTGCAGGCTGAATCTGATCACCGGAATCGCCGGGAACGCTAGAAACCAACCCACTTAACCCCAACACCAGATCTCGCAAGCCCCGCCGAAATTGAGGATCCCCGGTCAGTTCATCGATATCGGCAGTGATTTTCTGGGTGTTTTGAAAGGTGACACGGGCGGAATCGAGGGTTTGGCGCAGGGTAGCCATGGTGCCCGGATCATTGAGATTGGCGGAAATCTGTCTCAGATCGTCGGTGGCCTGAGCCACATTGCTGGAGGCAACGCGCACATCCGCCACAATCTGCCGCACATCGCTGTGCAGCTGGGGATCCGTAATCAGGGGGCGTACTGCGCTGGAGATAGCCTGCAGATCTTCGCTGACCTGTTGCACATTTTCCAAAGAGGCATTGAGGGAAGTGCGGTTTTGTTCCAGTAGGCCGGTGAGCTCATCGGCAGCCGACTGAAAGCTGCGGGCCGTCTGGTTGACAGAACCAGCAGCCTCTTGGATGGCAGTGGCGGCCGTGGTGAATTGGGACAGATCCAGATCTTCGGTGCGGAGGGTGGAGACGCGATCTTCTACGGTTTCGGAGAGATCGGCTACGCTGTTGGCCACACGGGTAATCCCTTCCAGGGTGGAGTTGAGGTTGTTGAACAACTGGTCGTCGTTGACCCGCGTGATCAGCCGATCCATTTGGGTGAGCAACTGGCCAAAATCCACGCCGGGGGTGCCCTCCACCACATCCCCATCACAGACGATTTGGCTGCTGTCGCAATCTTCTGCCAAGGGGGATCCCTTCAGGGCCTGCATATCGCCAGTAGTTTGGGGAAAAATATCCATTACGGTTTCTCCCACCAACCCCGTTTGGCTGGTAAAAAACAAGGCATTGCGGGGAATGGCCAAGGGCTGATCCACCGCTACCTGTACCTCCACCAAGCCAAGCTGCGGCAAAATGCGCTCCACCCTGCCCACATTCACCCCTCGCAGCCGCACGCTGGATCCCTGAGCGAGTCCGGCCACATTCGTGTAGGTGACGGTGAACCGAAAACCCTGGCTGCCAAAGCGCAAATTGTAAATCCACAGAAATAACCCAGCAAAGCCCAAAGCCCCCGCCAGGATCAAGAGCCCTACCGCCCCTTCTCGTACCGCCCGTGAACGCATCACACCTGCCCCGCCACTTGAATTGGCCCATCGACGCTACCACTGAAAAATTGCCGCACGAAGGGGTTGTCACAGGTTTCGATCTGCTGCACGGATCCCTGCCATTGCACCTGCCCCTGCGCCAACAGCACAATCCGATCAGTGGCTCGCCAAATGGTGCTGTGCTGGTGGGTAACGACGATGTAGCTCTCGCAAGCCTTCTTCACCTGTTGTAGATCCCGAATCAGATCTTCGATCACCGTGGAAGCGATCGGATCCAATCCCGCCGTCGGTTCATCGTAGAGCAACAGCTGCGGCTCATCCTGGGGTAAGGAGGGATCCTCCATAATGGCGCGGGCGAAACTGGCCCGTTTGCGCATCCCCCCTGAGAGTTCCTCTGGCAATTGCTGCTCCTTGCCCGCCAGCCCGACTGCCTCTAGCTTAGCGGCTACCAATTCCCGAATGCGAGAGCGGGGTAAGCGCGAGTGTTGGTAGAGCAAAAAGCCGACATTCTCTTCCACCGTCAGGGAGTCGAACAGAGCTGCCTGCTGAAATACCATGCCCACGCGCAAAGGGGGAGTTTGATGTTGGGCTTGAATCTCCGGCAGAGGGATCCCGCACCAAAAGACTTCTCCAGAATCCGGTTCCGTTAGGCCAGCAATGATGCGCAGCAGCGTCGATTTCCCGGTACCCGATGGCCCTACCAACCCAAGGGCTTCGCCACGATACACCTTTAGATCCACTTGGTCGAATACTACCGTCGAGCCGAAGCGCTTGGAAACCTGGCGCAACTCCACTAAAGGAGTGACATCCGCAGATTTCCCCGAGGACTGAAGCTCCCCCACCGTCGAGGAATGGATTGGTTGGCTGCGACCGTTCATCCTGTTGCGCTTTGCCTACTGCTGTTCAGTCAGGATGTCCCCTTCCATTGCTAGTCTAGGGATCCCTGGGGGGCAACGCAACGCGGAATTGGGTAGAGATCCCTAGACGAGAGGTTAATCCGGCTGGGGTTCCGGGGTGGGGTCTCGGTCAGGAACGGGGCCAAACCCAGAGGGGATCCCTGCCTCCGCCTTCGGTTCGATCAGGTTGGGCACCGATAACTCCAGTAACTCCGGGGTTTCCTCCTCCTCAGGCTCGGATCCCATGCGTCGTGAGAAGCCCCAGACAAATAGGGGGATTACGGCGATCATCACCCCCCACTCCGGGATCTCGATGTGCGGGAAAAACACCTCGAACAGCATCGTGCTCCCCACTAGGGCGATGATGGCAAAAGCAGCATCTTCTAGGCGAGAGAACTCATCCAACCAGCGCAAAAACAGAGAGGCCATGTAGCGCATTAAAGTAATGCCGAGAATACCCCCGAGGATGATCACCCAAGCCTTGCGGGAGACGGCGACGGAAGCGGCGATGCTGTCGAAGGAAAATACCAAATCCGTCAGCTCCACCATCACCAGAGTCTGCCAAAAGTTGGCATGGCGGGTGAGATCTTGCTCTTCGCCTGCTTCTTCTCCCCGAAAATGCTGCCAAGCCAGCCAGAGCAAATAACAGGCCCCGACAAACTGTGCCGGCGGATACTCCACCAACCAAATCGCCGCGAAGATGATGGCAATGCGAAAGCCATAGGCCCCAACAATACCCCAGCGCAAAGCCCGGTTTTGTTGTTCGGGGGTAGGCAAATGTTTCACCAAAGCAGCCAGGGCAACGGCGTTATCGGCAGACAGGGCCGCTTCCAAAAACACCAAAGCCACCACCAAAAAGAGATCCGTCCAGGTGAAGGAGTAAATCACCCCTTGGGCAAAAGCCAAGACTGCATCCATTGACATATCCGCGCGTTTTATCCACCACAGAAAAAAATTCCGCTCTTCCCCGCAAGAAACTCACCCACTCAATACCTAAGGAGCACCCCAGCGAGGTATCCTACATCATGCCATCTGTGGCCCAAAGGTGTATAGCTGAAGATGAAAAGAACCCCGCCAGGACGGGATCCAAACTGGATATGGCCCGAGTATAGCCTTTATCCCTGGGATCTGTTGACACTACCCGACAAGGAGTTTGCTTGTCTGACCCTGGCTCGCAATTCGTCGCTCCCATTAGCCATGGCTGCTTCTGGTTTGGATGATCGGCCCGAGCGGCCAGTATGAACCCTGGTTTTTTAGGTGCTGTTGCAAATGCATGCCCAGGGATCCGAGATGCCCCCTAATCGAGCCGTTCTGCCAACTCCAACCAACGGGCGGTGCCAGAGTCGATGGCTGCGGTTAAATCCGCCAGTCGCTCTGCCAACTTTTGCACTTCGCTATAGCCGGTAGGGGGAGTGTGATACAGGATCCGTTCAATTTCGGTTTTTTCGGCCTCCATTTGCGGAATCTGGCTTTCTAGCTGTTCATATTCTCGTTTTTCCTGGAAGGAGAGTTTTTTGCTTTTTGTGGCGTTAATAGGCTTTTTCCCCAGTATAGCCTGGGGTATAGGAGTGACCGGCTCGGCACTTTTCTGGGCGGCTTTGTTCTTGCTCTCTTGCTGTTGTTGGTGCTCGAGATACACAGAATAGTTGCCAGGGTACTGACGAATTTGGCCGGATCCCTCGAAGGCAAAAATGCGATTCACGGTGCGATCTAGAAAATAGCGGTCGTGAGAGACCACGATCACACAGCCGTTGAACTCCTCTAGATAATCTTCCAAAACGGCCAAGGTTTGCACATCCAGATCATTGGTCGGCTCATCCAAAATCAACACATTCGGCGCTTGCATCAACACCCGCAGCAGAAACAGTCGTCGTCGTTCGCCGCCGGAAAGCTTGTGGAGGGGAGCATATTGCTGGTCGGGGGGAAACAGAAAGCGCTCCAACAGTTGCGAAGCGGTGATTGTCTCACCCTCCACCGTTTTCACCCGTTCTGCCACCTCCTTCAGGTACTCGATCACCCGTTGGTCGGGATTCAGGCTGAGATCCTCGGAATGTTGGTCAAAATAGCCAATGTGGATGGTGGGGCCCATTTCAACGCGACCGGAGTCTGGAGCTAAACTGCCGGTGAGGATATTCATCAAGGTGGATTTCCCCGCACCATTGGGGCCGATAATCCCCACTCGGTCATCCGGAGCAAAGGTATAGGAAAAATCTCGGATCAGGGAGCGGTCGCCATAGGATTTGTGGATCCCTTCTAGCTCGATCACCTTTTTGCCAATGCGCCGCCCGGCTGTAGCAATTTCTACTTGGCCGAGGGCTTGCTTGAATTCTTGGGTTTGTAGCGCCTCGATCCTTTGTTTGCGGGCTTTTTGTTTGGTGCTGCGGGCTTTAGCGCCCCGTTTCAGCCATTCCAGTTCCCGCCGTAAGAGGTTGGCATATTTGCGTTGGGATCCTGTTTCAACCGCTTCGGCAGCCGCTTTTTTCTCCAGGTAGTAGGAGTAGTTGCCGCTGTAGGCATACAGATCGCCGCGATCCATTTCTAAAATGCGCTGGGTGACCCGATCCAAAAAATAGCGGTCGTGGGTGATCAGCAGCACGGCCCCGCTAAAGCGCTTCAAGTAGTCTTGAAGCCATTCCACCGATTCCGCATCCAAGTGGTTGGTGGGCTCATCCATTAGCAGAGCATCCGGCTCCGCCAACAGAGCAGCCGCAATGGCAATCCGCTTGCGATAGCCCCCGGATAAATCTCCCACGCGGGCCTGAAAGTCTACAATACCCAATCGACTGAGAAGGGTTTTGGCCTGAGTTTCCAGATCCCAAGCGGCTTCTGCCTCGATGCGTTCGTTCAGACTGGCCAACTGCGCCAACAGCACGGGAGCCCCATCCTGATGCGCGAGTCGATGGGAAAGTTCTTCGTAGGCCCAGATCAGACGCATCTTTTCTC
This is a stretch of genomic DNA from Synechococcus sp. Nb3U1. It encodes these proteins:
- a CDS encoding ABC transporter ATP-binding protein, producing MNGRSQPIHSSTVGELQSSGKSADVTPLVELRQVSKRFGSTVVFDQVDLKVYRGEALGLVGPSGTGKSTLLRIIAGLTEPDSGEVFWCGIPLPEIQAQHQTPPLRVGMVFQQAALFDSLTVEENVGFLLYQHSRLPRSRIRELVAAKLEAVGLAGKEQQLPEELSGGMRKRASFARAIMEDPSLPQDEPQLLLYDEPTAGLDPIASTVIEDLIRDLQQVKKACESYIVVTHQHSTIWRATDRIVLLAQGQVQWQGSVQQIETCDNPFVRQFFSGSVDGPIQVAGQV
- a CDS encoding MlaD family protein codes for the protein MRSRAVREGAVGLLILAGALGFAGLFLWIYNLRFGSQGFRFTVTYTNVAGLAQGSSVRLRGVNVGRVERILPQLGLVEVQVAVDQPLAIPRNALFFTSQTGLVGETVMDIFPQTTGDMQALKGSPLAEDCDSSQIVCDGDVVEGTPGVDFGQLLTQMDRLITRVNDDQLFNNLNSTLEGITRVANSVADLSETVEDRVSTLRTEDLDLSQFTTAATAIQEAAGSVNQTARSFQSAADELTGLLEQNRTSLNASLENVQQVSEDLQAISSAVRPLITDPQLHSDVRQIVADVRVASSNVAQATDDLRQISANLNDPGTMATLRQTLDSARVTFQNTQKITADIDELTGDPQFRRGLRDLVLGLSGLVSSVPGDSGDQIQPAAAEYHFRFAPVSFVDVEEETTPRL
- a CDS encoding TerC family protein, with product MSMDAVLAFAQGVIYSFTWTDLFLVVALVFLEAALSADNAVALAALVKHLPTPEQQNRALRWGIVGAYGFRIAIIFAAIWLVEYPPAQFVGACYLLWLAWQHFRGEEAGEEQDLTRHANFWQTLVMVELTDLVFSFDSIAASVAVSRKAWVIILGGILGITLMRYMASLFLRWLDEFSRLEDAAFAIIALVGSTMLFEVFFPHIEIPEWGVMIAVIPLFVWGFSRRMGSEPEEEETPELLELSVPNLIEPKAEAGIPSGFGPVPDRDPTPEPQPD
- a CDS encoding ABC-F family ATP-binding cassette domain-containing protein, which encodes MALLTLNSVRKDFGIKEILKSASFSLEEGEKVGIIGTNGSGKSTLLKMIAGLEPIDGGELWVSAGARMIYLPQQPEMEPEHTVLEQVFAATGEKMRLIWAYEELSHRLAHQDGAPVLLAQLASLNERIEAEAAWDLETQAKTLLSRLGIVDFQARVGDLSGGYRKRIAIAAALLAEPDALLMDEPTNHLDAESVEWLQDYLKRFSGAVLLITHDRYFLDRVTQRILEMDRGDLYAYSGNYSYYLEKKAAAEAVETGSQRKYANLLRRELEWLKRGAKARSTKQKARKQRIEALQTQEFKQALGQVEIATAGRRIGKKVIELEGIHKSYGDRSLIRDFSYTFAPDDRVGIIGPNGAGKSTLMNILTGSLAPDSGRVEMGPTIHIGYFDQHSEDLSLNPDQRVIEYLKEVAERVKTVEGETITASQLLERFLFPPDQQYAPLHKLSGGERRRLFLLRVLMQAPNVLILDEPTNDLDVQTLAVLEDYLEEFNGCVIVVSHDRYFLDRTVNRIFAFEGSGQIRQYPGNYSVYLEHQQQQESKNKAAQKSAEPVTPIPQAILGKKPINATKSKKLSFQEKREYEQLESQIPQMEAEKTEIERILYHTPPTGYSEVQKLAERLADLTAAIDSGTARWLELAERLD